One part of the Planctomycetia bacterium genome encodes these proteins:
- a CDS encoding DUF1810 domain-containing protein, with the protein MDDPYDLQRFVDAHEQAYSSAIAEIRAGRKRSHWMWFIFPQFAGLGSSAMSQRYAIRSSQEAKAYLLHPQLGERLIACAESLLALHGLTCQQIFGAPDDMKLRSCATLFAQVTPANSVFEQLLDKYFGGARDEQTLQLMRSDAPAG; encoded by the coding sequence ATGGACGACCCCTACGACCTCCAACGCTTTGTCGACGCGCATGAGCAAGCGTACTCCAGCGCCATTGCCGAAATCCGCGCCGGGCGCAAGCGATCTCACTGGATGTGGTTTATCTTTCCACAATTCGCGGGGCTCGGCTCGAGCGCCATGTCCCAACGCTATGCGATCCGGAGCAGCCAAGAAGCGAAGGCCTACTTGCTGCACCCGCAACTGGGCGAACGACTGATCGCATGCGCCGAGTCGTTGCTGGCGCTTCACGGACTAACCTGCCAGCAGATTTTCGGCGCGCCGGACGACATGAAACTCCGTTCTTGCGCTACGCTTTTCGCGCAGGTCACCCCGGCCAACTCCGTGTTTGAGCAATTGCTCGACAAGTACTTCGGCGGAGCGCGCGACGAACAGACGTTGCAGCTGATGCGCAGCGACGCCCCGGCGGGCTAA